ACGAGATAAGGTTGTTTTTTGCGATTCAGCTGCAGCAAATTTTAATAACATTCGGAGGCTTCGAAAGATGGCATAGGAGATAGCAAAAACCAAAACTAAATAAACTGTAGGTTTTGTCACGGAAGCATCCGACAAAATGATTTGATCTCCAAGCACATACTGGTTCCAATCATTTCCACTTACTGACTTTGTATCCACTAATGCATATATCAGAAACCCATAATAACTTAATAAAAAACAAACAAAGGAAAAATTAACGAGAGAAAACCGGTATTGGAATAAACTTAAAGACAAAGGCAAAAGATAAAATACAACCAATGGAGTTTTTACAAGAAAATTTGGATTTCCTTCCCCTTTTAAAATGTACCAATTAAAAATAGTCACAGTCACCAGAAGGTTATCGATCAACAAACTAATGTAATCATACTTTGTTTTCCAATGCCCTTTACTTTTTTTTAAAATTTGAGCATGAACAAAGGTATTAATAAAATAAAATGTAATCGCTACATAATTGGTTAAATATCCATATACTGAATCTGTATTACTTAGATTGGCTACTGCACTAGCAACAAGGGCCACTCCAATCACATACCGAAACCGAACTGCAAACAGAGCTCCCATTTGTTCTTCTTGGTATAGAAGTTCTGACATGTATCTTGGAAACTGGTCACGAATGCAATATACTGAACGAATGGCTTTGAGTATGGATGCGAACATTGGCAGACATTCCATCACGGAAAGTTTTCATGGCAAGGGAATTTTCTCTTTGCCAAATCAGAATCCGTCCTTATCAATGAATGATGTTCCAAAACGAATTCATCGTTCGAATGGGAAAACTCGCTTCCTTTCTTGCTTTGGACATCCTGATTTCCCTTTTCGCCAACCTTTCCTTTTTCTCTTTGTATCGAAACCAAAACCTAACTCCCACCCTTTTCCTTTTTTATTTAAGTTCTGTTTGGGCTTTGTATTTGGCAGATCATTTATGGGATTTTAGAAGAGAAAAAGAACTACTTTCAGAAA
This genomic stretch from Leptospira meyeri harbors:
- a CDS encoding adenylate/guanylate cyclase domain-containing protein, whose amino-acid sequence is MFASILKAIRSVYCIRDQFPRYMSELLYQEEQMGALFAVRFRYVIGVALVASAVANLSNTDSVYGYLTNYVAITFYFINTFVHAQILKKSKGHWKTKYDYISLLIDNLLVTVTIFNWYILKGEGNPNFLVKTPLVVFYLLPLSLSLFQYRFSLVNFSFVCFLLSYYGFLIYALVDTKSVSGNDWNQYVLGDQIILSDASVTKPTVYLVLVFAISYAIFRSLRMLLKFAAAESQKTTLSRYFSPDLVSEIVSEPEVIAKGKRQKVTVLFSDIRGFTQFSEPMDPETLSIFLTEFRRRMVRAIFQYGGSLDKFIGDAVMATFGTPSPSDTQGEDSKNAVLAAKSMLSELAQWNEDRKKMGESEIKIGVGIHTGEVFCGSIGSEERMEYTVIGDTVNTASRIESACKDLGVTFLISEAVWLEIGSPTGWDKKELVTLVGREQKIHLYAPNGS